A single region of the Malaclemys terrapin pileata isolate rMalTer1 chromosome 2, rMalTer1.hap1, whole genome shotgun sequence genome encodes:
- the LOC128830967 gene encoding SRRM2 protein homolog rsr-2-like, producing MMERGHNRDSEQCRVKVKELRQAYQKTKEANGRSGSEPRTCRYYAELHAILGGAATTTPPLFVDSGSGIVSTPEDSADGVEEEEEEDELAESTQHSILPNSQDLFLTLTEVPSQASQASTQDSDPMEGTSAAANSSSLPPPSRRLSQIRRRKKKTREDMFSEIMQSSRSDRAHLNEWKETVSKYRKEVSEREERRDQREERRDQREERRDDRDERWRQEDQRMKDATLGLLRRLVEVQERLLENRLPLQPLFHPPPSPCSVSSSPRRVRTRGGRLRTPSHSTPVDSPSKRLSFF from the exons atgatggagagaggccacaatagggactctgagcagtgccgcgtgaaggtcaaggagctcagacaagcctatcaaaaaacaaaggaggcaaacggtcgctccgggtcagagccgcggacatgccgctactacgccgagctgcatgcaattctagggggggctgccaccactaccccacctttgttcgtggattctgggtcggggatagtctcgacgcctgaggattctgccgatggggtagaggaggaggaggaggaggatgagcttgcagagagcacacagcactccattctccccaacagccaggatctttttctcaccctgactgaagtaccctcccaagcctcccaagccagtacccaagactctgaccccatggaagggacctcag cagctgcaaattcctcaagcctccctcctccatcccgaaggttatcacagataaggcgtcgtaagaagaagacgcgggaggacatgttttctgaaattatgcaatccagcaggagtgacagagctcatctgaatgagtggaaggaaacagtttcaaagtataggaaagaagtcagtgaacgtgaggagaggagggaccaacgtgaggagaggagggaccaacgtgaggagaggagagacgatcgagatgagagatggcggcaggaagaccagaggatgaaggatgcaacgctggggctgctccggcgtctggtggaggttcaggaacggctgctggaaaatagactgccgcttcagcccctgttccaccctcccccctccccatgttccgtatcctcctcacccagacgtgtaagaacgcggggggggaggctccgtacaccttcccattccaccccagtagacagcccaagcaaaaggctgtcatttttttaa